A section of the Budorcas taxicolor isolate Tak-1 unplaced genomic scaffold, Takin1.1 scaffold1200, whole genome shotgun sequence genome encodes:
- the LOC128071095 gene encoding uncharacterized protein LOC128071095, protein MFAEKIDNYNLCVSSLKSDPRSLNADTKGLGHIMFEISLAKAKDNLSQVQILLQGVTDPDLKRLLNECLDEYNSIVGNVMDGSKNVDLNAFNSTADKVERAYNEVQTCEESFGEVRRRSPLTDRNKLFTSEIAVVGYIVFSYKKIILKFSSFMFQDPLQMGTCSYPSN, encoded by the coding sequence ATGTTTGCAGAAAAAATTGATAATTACAACTTATGTGTCTCGTCTCTAAAATCAGATCCTAGAAGCCTTAACGCTGATACAAAAGGATTAGGTCATATCATGTTTGAAATATCTTTAGCCAAAGCCAAGGATAATCTTTCCCAAGTCCAAATATTACTTCAAGGGGTAACAGATCCAGATCTTAAGCGATTACTTAATGAATGTCTTGACGAATATAACTCAATTGTTGGTAATGTAATGGATGGAAGCAAAAATGTTGATTTAAATGCTTTCAATTCTACTGCAGACAAAGTGGAACGCGCATATAACGAGGTACAAACTTGTGAAGAGTCATTTGGAGAAGTACGACGGAGGTCACCTTTAACTGATAGGAACAAACTTTTTACGAGTGAAATTGCAGTAGTGGGATACATAGTCTTCTCTTataaaaaaataatcctaaaattttcttctttcatgtttCAAGATCCTCTCCAGATGGGTACTTGTAGTTACCCATCCAATTAA